Proteins encoded together in one Oryzias latipes chromosome 11, ASM223467v1 window:
- the LOC105355114 gene encoding uncharacterized protein LOC105355114 isoform X3, translated as MTSVGDKAAGSMQGDSDGPEEAPEVLDHHYEPGMDPNLTQPEGEAPHPPQEQTPTERASNEDDTRNSEKKEQKALQLVLNELLQQQKHRPGRRFKKKTLMKMAKLLVIARGWDGEAGPPVLNQDAPVATGGNLLPDDIIEAPDHSGVLDPSLAEQQKSAEDEKSETGSGGHSIPDLQVASRSNMKIEEEETGGELQTSAASCLSGEAPTALEGMTSVGDKAAGSMQGDSDGPEEAPEVLDHHYEPGMDPNLTQPEGEAPHPPQEQTPTERASNEDDTRNSEKKEQKALQLVLNELLQQQKHRPGRRFKKKTLMKMAKLLVIARGWDGEAGPPVLNQDAPVATGEDGLVETTAALNQQELHKEHLETQKEDLNLSQQASGASRTKEDKESWLTSSRSNREGLMTQTNEEQNPGTFRVLEAHRPRNGTKKASRTSKNKRAEPKPPEETSAEKQKRHHGAQTAVRLQSEEEVASAEQDEGLRGTVTILTLTKVRNKKQLDNVDGAEGHHGKKRKKRRNSTVTKLAQTKADAEVSQRQNLQELPPGGAVLPGRTTVKSNRPKPRRRIADKAVPPPEGLLRERSPAEGSEQTRVQRTAAKMGKSKSRKRRAEPEFSALESFPEKKQHEVWFGSVSLKEEEGEQPIETIKKRRGRKRKEEWTEDKLQSSEPPTNKTAAADTAEGGQPKPAVQGERKPRGRKKKIKLELPEKRSEETREEHLKTLNDLNSKTENCEHPASTMKKRWRKRKNSAADITLSLPGPSIPPGEMSETLKEKTWKVPLDAAVADVPLVLCSSSLNPSLPADSVVKTKKKRGRRPKDQPEATSHIPRTRPSLEFEDSNLNPKPPENAKKREQKSKMDKLSGQTPENTQIFEFKAIKQEYDDSVTSQLLCHTEEWAPPRRKPRRRRTSGIIRTVGKVKQPHTFRNLLPIDLSESGKKTDRLSGLGEGGAPNVNAPPNNHELLHQTMNSEVQSHLCSVCGRSFRHLSVLTLHRSIHAEGKPLTRPPRKKRYLKPPQLSCPCCAAAFNSKTQLLLHLSHAESCTAQPREGGQLHGDITAFAGHLPTRGRRRHSCPTCKKTFRSPAGLSLHRKVHTRTASSTESFQDLDLRLLPEAQSGPPETQSGPPVTQSGPPESQLGPPETQSGAPVTQSGPPESQLGPPETQSGALDTLKSEKPLSEPKAGSVASVLFSCPTCRQVHPHWCHFVLHMRTHSTGWCRRCDVCSQQDPQDEEPPKHCSACCELSGEAETCRRMLSGSWKEAEPVRGECQHPEEEQTREGWEFSLGGGPDEGVDVQLSSPSPCSSASVEQVDVSHPSVNPKSNQGARQLFFRPQAILLRRFMCARWGRCFPRWSRLRVYRGLHQKPGKAFRCSNCQLDFHFLGSYLLHLQEHAAQTPHGCAACPATFAEEHQLSSHVSECRGRRRRRTCSRCGKPFSSLLNLKKHELLHRGVRPYVCTRCQLPFSSSADLTAHLNVHEARLRVPEPTPLLEPLCFPYPCRKCNATFSSAELLQAHQVCHFTAAKRSERPSESPASYLTRRTLEDPQRGALESPQEPRPLPVSTRKHLFRYPHPDRLYVVPAPPSEPALLISDSEDEVGTSAEPGSSLEKPASSSRPQATEVSEMDQLDLLIQSLIPERDFSESDSCCESKAPPLLVSPQMDDMHSCAICTAAFAELSELHAHYMEHARIL; from the exons ATGACTTCTGTTGGAGATAAAGCTGCTGGCAGTATGCAGGGAGACTCTGATGGTCCTGAAGAAGCTCCTGAAGTTCTGGATCATCACTATGAACCTGGCATGGATCCAAACCTCACACAGCCAGAGGGGGAAGCCCCCCACCCTCCTCAGGAGCAGACCCCCACAGAGAGAGCGTCCAATGAGGACGACACCAGGAACTCAGAGAAGAAGGAGCAGAAGGCCCTTCAGTTGGTTCTGAATGagttgctgcagcagcagaagcacagACCGGGCCGACGGTTCAAGAAGAAAACGCTCATGAAGATGGCCAAACTGCTGGTCATCGCTAGAGGGTGGGACGGAGAGGCGGGGCCTCCCGTCCTGAATCAAGACGCTCCTGTAGCCACAG GAGGAAACCTGTTACCTGATGACATCATAGAGGCACCTGACCATAGTGGCGTGTTGGATCCGAGTTTAGCCGAGCAGCAAAAATCCGCCGAAGATGAGAAATCAGAAACTGGAAGCGGGGGCCACTCGATTCCAGATCTGCAGGTCGCCTCCAGGTCTAATATGAAGATTGAAGAAGAGGAG ACTGGCGGCGAGCTGCAGACGTCTGCTGCTTCATGTCTGAGCGGAGAAGCCCCCACCGCCCTTGAAGGCATGACTTCTGTTGGAGATAAAGCTGCTGGCAGTATGCAGGGAGACTCTGATGGTCCTGAAGAAGCTCCTGAAGTTCTGGATCATCACTATGAACCTGGCATGGATCCAAACCTCACACAGCCAGAGGGGGAAGCCCCCCACCCTCCTCAGGAGCAGACCCCCACAGAGAGAGCGTCCAATGAAGACGACACCAGGAACTCAGAGAAGAAGGAGCAGAAGGCCCTTCAGTTGGTTCTGAATGagttgctgcagcagcagaagcacagACCGGGCCGACGGTTCAAGAAGAAAACGCTCATGAAGATGGCCAAACTGCTGGTCATCGCTAGAGGGTGGGACGGAGAGGCGGGGCCTCCCGTCCTGAATCAAGACGCTCCTGTAGCCACAG GTGAAGATGGTTTAGTAGAAACAACGGCTGCTTTAAATCAACAAGAACTACACAAGGAGCATCTTGAAACTCAAAAAGAGGACTTGAACTTATCCCAGCAGGCCAGTGGAGCTTCCAGGACAAAGGAGGACAAGGAAAGCTGGTTGACCAGCTCCCGGTCCAACAGAGAAGGTttaatgactcagaccaatgAAGAACAGAATCCAGGAACATTCAGAGTCCTGGAAGCTCACCGACCAAGGAATGGGACGAAGAAAGCTTCCAGAACCAGCAAGAAcaagagagctgagccaaagcCTCCAGAGGAAACAtctgcagagaagcagaagAGACATCATGGAGCTCAGACAGCAGTCAGGCTCCAGAGTGAAGAGGAGGTGGCATCAGCTGAGCAGGATGAAGGTCTGAGAGGAACAGTGACCATCCTGACGCTCACTAAGGTGAGAAACAAGAAGCAGCTGGACAATGTGGACGGAGCTGAAGGTCATCAtggaaagaagaggaagaagaggaggaacagCACAGTGACAAAGCTTGCTCAGACCAAAGCTGATGCTGAAGTCTCTCAGAGACAAAACCTGCAGGAGCTCCCACCAGGAGGCGCTGTTCTGCCGGGTCGGACTACAGTAAAGTCCAACCGTCCAAAACCCCGAAGACGCATAGCTGATAAAGCGGTTCCCCCACCTGAAGGTCTTCTGAGGGAGCGTTCACCTGCTGAAGGTTCAGAGCAGACCCGCGTCCAACGGACCGCCGCCAAAATGGGAAAGTCAAAGAGTCGCAAACGCAGAGCGGAGCCGGAATTCAGCGCCCTGGAAAGTTTTCCAGAGAAGAAGCAACACGAAGTTTGGTTTGGATCTGTCAGcctgaaggaggaggaaggggagCAGCCGATCGAGACGATCAAGAAAAGGAGAGGAAGGAAGAGAAAGGAGGAATGGACAGAGGACAAGCTGCAAAGTTCAGAGCCGCCGACCAACAAGACGGCTGCTGCTGATACAGCTGAGGGGGGGCAGCCTAAACCAGCAGTTCAGGGAGAAAGAAAGCCAAGaggaaggaagaagaagataaaaCTAGAACTTCCTGAGAAACGCTCCGAGGAAACTCGGGAAGAACATCTGAAGACTCTGAATGACCTAAACTCCAAGACAGAGAACTGTGAACATCCAGCATCCACGATGAAGAAGAGGTGGAGAAAACGGAAAAACTCTGCAGCAGACATTACTTTAAGCCTTCCGGGACCTTCTATTCCACCTGGAGAGATGTCAGAAACTCTCAAAGAGAAAACATGGAAAGTACCGCTAGATGCAGCTGTTGCAGATGTTCCTCTTGTTCTCTGCTCTTCATCTTTAAACCCGAGTTTACCTGCAGATTCAGTGGTGAAAACGAAGaagaagaggggaagaagacCTAAAGACCAGCCTGAAGCAACATCTCATATTCCACGAACCAGACCATCTTTGGAGTTCGAGGACTCAAATCTGAACCCGAAACCTCCAGAAAATGCGAAAAAACGAGAACAGAAGTCAAAGATGGATAAATTATCTGGTCAGACTCCAGAAAACACTCAAATCTTCGAATTCAAAGCCATCAAGCAAGAATATGATGACAGTGTGACATCACAGCTTTTATGTCACACTGAGGAGTGGGCGCCCCCCAGGAGGAAACCCCGGAGGAGACGGACGAGTGGAATCATCAGGACTGTCGGGAAGGTGAAGCAGCCTCACACTTTCAGGAACTTGCTCCCAATTGATCTCAGTGAGTCGGGGAAGAAAACCGACCGGCTGAGTGGTCTTGGGGAGGGTGGGGCCCCCAACGTCAACGCTCCACCAAATAACCACGAACTTCTTCATCAAACAATGAACTCCGAGGTGCAGAGCCACCTTTGCTCTGTGTGTGGTCGCTCCTTTCGCCACCTGTCCGTGCTCACGCTCCACAGATCGATTCACGCTGAGGGCAAACCATTGACCCGCCCCCCACGCAAAAAGAGGTATTTGAAACCCCCCCAGCTGAGCTGTCCATGCTGCGCCGCAGCCTTCAACAGCAAAACCCAGCTGCTCCTTCACCTGAGCCACGCTGAGAGCTGCACTGCACAACCAAGGGAGGGGGGGCAGCTTCACGGTGACATCACCGCCTTTGCAGGGCATCTCCCCACCCGCGGGAGGAGGAGGCACAGCTGCCCCACCTGCAAGAAAACCTTCAGGAGTCCTGCAGGACTCAGCCTCCACAGAAAGGTTCACACAAGAACCGCTTCCTCCACCGAATCTTTTCAGGACCTGGATCTGCGCCTACTCCCAGAAGCCCAATCAGGACCCCCAGAAACCCAGTCAGGGCCCCCAGTAACTCAGTCAGGACCGCCAGAAAGCCAATTAGGGCCCCCAGAAACCCAGTCAGGGGCCCCAGTAACTCAGTCAGGACCGCCAGAAAGCCAATTAGGGCCCCCAGAAACCCAGTCAGGGGCCCTAGACACTCTGAAGTCTGAAAAACCACTCAGTGAACCCAAAGCTGGATCTGTTGCCTCCGTGCTCTTCTCCTGTCCCACCTGCAGGCAGGTTCATCCCCACTGGTGCCACTTTGTCCTTCACATGCGTACGCACTCTACTGGCTGGTGTCGGCGCTGCGATGTCTGCTCGCAGCAGGACCCCCAGGACGAGGAGCCCCCGAAGCACTGCTCCGCCTGCTGTGAGCTCAGCGGCGAGGCAGAGACCTGCAGGCGAATGCTGAGCGGCTCCTGGAAGGAAGCGGAACCCGTTCGAGGAGAATGCCAGCATCCAGAGGAGGAGCAAACACGAGAAGGATGGGAGTTTTCTCTTGGAGGAGGACCTGATGAAGGAGTTGATGTTCAACTATCTTCTCCCTCCCCCTGCAGCTCTGCCTCAGTCGAGCAGGTGGATGTCAGTCATCCATCAGTGAACCCTAAGTCCAACCAGGGAGCTCGACAGCTGTTTTTCCGCCCCCAAGCGATCCTTCTGAGGCGCTTCATGTGTGCTCGCTGGGGGAGGTGCTTCCCCCGCTGGAGCAGACTCCGAGTCTATCGGGGTCTCcatcagaaaccaggaaaagccTTCCGCTGCAGCAACTGCCAGCTGGACTTCCACTTCTTGGGTTCGTACCTGCTTCACTTACAGGAGCACGCTGCTCAGACGCCACATGGCTGTGCGGCGTGTCCCGCCACGTTTGCAGAAGAGCACCAGCTGAGCTCCCACGTCTCAGAGTGCCGCGGACGGCGCCGCCGCAGGACGTGCAGCAGATGTGGAAAACCGTTCTCCAGCCTGTTGAACCTGAAGAAGCACGAGCTGCTGCACAGAGGGGTCAGACCCTACGTGTGCACGCGCTGTCAGCTGCCATTCTCCTCCTCCGCTGATCTGACCGCCCACCTGAACGTCCACGAGGCACGGCTCCGCGTTCCCGAGCCCACGCCCCTACTAGAGCCGCTGTGCTTCCCATACCCCTGCAGGAAATGCAACGCCACTTTCTCCAGCGCTGAGCTCCTACAGGCTCATCAGGTGTGTCACTTCACAGCAGCAAAGAGGTCTGAGAGACCTTCTGAAAGCCCCGCCTCCTACCTCACCCGCAGAACTCTGGAGGACCCTCAGAGGGGCGCCCTCGAGTCTCCGCAGGAACCACGCCCTCTACCAGTGAGCACCCGGAAACACCTGTTCAGGTATCCTCATCCTGACCGGCTGTACGTCGTCCCAGCGCCGCCCTCGGAGCCTGCCCTTCTGATTTCAGACTCAGAAGATGAGGTTGGAACCTCAGCGGAACCTGGATCTTCCCTAGAAAAACCAGCTAGCTCGAGCAGACCCCAGGCCACAGAGGTTTCAGAAATGGACCAGCTGGACCTCCTGATTCAGTCCCTGATCCCCGAGAGAGACTTCAGCGAGTCAGACAGCTGTTGTGAGAGtaaagctccgccccttttagTCTCGCCACAAATGGACGATATGCACAGCTGTGCAATCTGCACGGCGGCATTCGCAGAGCTCTCGGAGCTGCACGCACACTATATGGAACATGCACGGATACTTTAA
- the LOC105355114 gene encoding uncharacterized protein LOC105355114 isoform X1, whose amino-acid sequence MTSVGDKAAGSMQGDSDGPEEAPEVLDHHYEPGMDPNLTQPEGEAPHPPQEQTPTERASNEDDTRNSEKKEQKALQLVLNELLQQQKHRPGRRFKKKTLMKMAKLLVIARGWDGEAGPPVLNQDAPVATGGNLLPDDIIEAPDHSGVLDPSLAEQQKSAEDEKSETGSGGHSIPDLQVASRSNMKIEEEETGGELQTSAASCLSGEAPTALEGMTSVGDKAAGSMQGDSDGPEEAPEVLDHHYEPGMDPNLTQPEGEAPHPPQEQTPTERASNEDDTRNSEKKEQKALQLVLNELLQQQKHRPGRRFKKKTLMKMAKLLVIARGWDGEAGPPVLNQDAPVATGGNLLPDDIIEAPDHSGVLDPSSAEQQKSAEDEKSETGSGGHSIPDLQVASRSNMKIEEEETGGELQTSAASCLSGEAPTALEGMTSVGDKAAGSMQGDSEGPDEAPEVLDHHYEPGMDPNLTQPEGEAPHPPQEQTPTERASNEDDTRNSEKKEQKALQLVLNELLQQQKHRPGRRFKKKTLMKMAKLLVIARGWDGEAGPPVLNQDAPVATGEDGLVETTAALNQQELHKEHLETQKEDLNLSQQASGASRTKEDKESWLTSSRSNREGLMTQTNEEQNPGTFRVLEAHRPRNGTKKASRTSKNKRAEPKPPEETSAEKQKRHHGAQTAVRLQSEEEVASAEQDEGLRGTVTILTLTKVRNKKQLDNVDGAEGHHGKKRKKRRNSTVTKLAQTKADAEVSQRQNLQELPPGGAVLPGRTTVKSNRPKPRRRIADKAVPPPEGLLRERSPAEGSEQTRVQRTAAKMGKSKSRKRRAEPEFSALESFPEKKQHEVWFGSVSLKEEEGEQPIETIKKRRGRKRKEEWTEDKLQSSEPPTNKTAAADTAEGGQPKPAVQGERKPRGRKKKIKLELPEKRSEETREEHLKTLNDLNSKTENCEHPASTMKKRWRKRKNSAADITLSLPGPSIPPGEMSETLKEKTWKVPLDAAVADVPLVLCSSSLNPSLPADSVVKTKKKRGRRPKDQPEATSHIPRTRPSLEFEDSNLNPKPPENAKKREQKSKMDKLSGQTPENTQIFEFKAIKQEYDDSVTSQLLCHTEEWAPPRRKPRRRRTSGIIRTVGKVKQPHTFRNLLPIDLSESGKKTDRLSGLGEGGAPNVNAPPNNHELLHQTMNSEVQSHLCSVCGRSFRHLSVLTLHRSIHAEGKPLTRPPRKKRYLKPPQLSCPCCAAAFNSKTQLLLHLSHAESCTAQPREGGQLHGDITAFAGHLPTRGRRRHSCPTCKKTFRSPAGLSLHRKVHTRTASSTESFQDLDLRLLPEAQSGPPETQSGPPVTQSGPPESQLGPPETQSGAPVTQSGPPESQLGPPETQSGALDTLKSEKPLSEPKAGSVASVLFSCPTCRQVHPHWCHFVLHMRTHSTGWCRRCDVCSQQDPQDEEPPKHCSACCELSGEAETCRRMLSGSWKEAEPVRGECQHPEEEQTREGWEFSLGGGPDEGVDVQLSSPSPCSSASVEQVDVSHPSVNPKSNQGARQLFFRPQAILLRRFMCARWGRCFPRWSRLRVYRGLHQKPGKAFRCSNCQLDFHFLGSYLLHLQEHAAQTPHGCAACPATFAEEHQLSSHVSECRGRRRRRTCSRCGKPFSSLLNLKKHELLHRGVRPYVCTRCQLPFSSSADLTAHLNVHEARLRVPEPTPLLEPLCFPYPCRKCNATFSSAELLQAHQVCHFTAAKRSERPSESPASYLTRRTLEDPQRGALESPQEPRPLPVSTRKHLFRYPHPDRLYVVPAPPSEPALLISDSEDEVGTSAEPGSSLEKPASSSRPQATEVSEMDQLDLLIQSLIPERDFSESDSCCESKAPPLLVSPQMDDMHSCAICTAAFAELSELHAHYMEHARIL is encoded by the exons ATGACTTCTGTTGGAGATAAAGCTGCTGGCAGTATGCAGGGAGACTCTGATGGTCCTGAAGAAGCTCCTGAAGTTCTGGATCATCACTATGAACCTGGCATGGATCCAAACCTCACACAGCCAGAGGGGGAAGCCCCCCACCCTCCTCAGGAGCAGACCCCCACAGAGAGAGCGTCCAATGAGGACGACACCAGGAACTCAGAGAAGAAGGAGCAGAAGGCCCTTCAGTTGGTTCTGAATGagttgctgcagcagcagaagcacagACCGGGCCGACGGTTCAAGAAGAAAACGCTCATGAAGATGGCCAAACTGCTGGTCATCGCTAGAGGGTGGGACGGAGAGGCGGGGCCTCCCGTCCTGAATCAAGACGCTCCTGTAGCCACAG GAGGAAACCTGTTACCTGATGACATCATAGAGGCACCTGACCATAGTGGCGTGTTGGATCCGAGTTTAGCCGAGCAGCAAAAATCCGCCGAAGATGAGAAATCAGAAACTGGAAGCGGGGGCCACTCGATTCCAGATCTGCAGGTCGCCTCCAGGTCTAATATGAAGATTGAAGAAGAGGAG ACTGGCGGCGAGCTGCAGACGTCTGCTGCTTCATGTCTGAGCGGAGAAGCCCCCACCGCCCTTGAAGGCATGACTTCTGTTGGAGATAAAGCTGCTGGCAGTATGCAGGGAGACTCTGATGGTCCTGAAGAAGCTCCTGAAGTTCTGGATCATCACTATGAACCTGGCATGGATCCAAACCTCACACAGCCAGAGGGGGAAGCCCCCCACCCTCCTCAGGAGCAGACCCCCACAGAGAGAGCGTCCAATGAAGACGACACCAGGAACTCAGAGAAGAAGGAGCAGAAGGCCCTTCAGTTGGTTCTGAATGagttgctgcagcagcagaagcacagACCGGGCCGACGGTTCAAGAAGAAAACGCTCATGAAGATGGCCAAACTGCTGGTCATCGCTAGAGGGTGGGACGGAGAGGCGGGGCCTCCCGTCCTGAATCAAGACGCTCCTGTAGCCACAG gAGGAAACCTGTTACCTGATGACATCATAGAGGCACCTGACCATAGTGGCGTGTTGGATCCGAGTTCAGCCGAGCAGCAAAAATCCGCCGAAGACGAGAAATCAGAAACTGGAAGCGGGGGCCACTCGATTCCGGATCTGCAGGTCGCCTCCAGGTCTAATATGAAGATTGAAGAAGAGGAG ACTGGCGGCGAGCTGCAGACCTCTGCTGCTTCATGTCTGAGCGGAGAAGCCCCCACCGCCCTTGAAGGCATGACTTCTGTTGGAGATAAAGCTGCTGGCAGTATGCAGGGAGACTCTGAAGGTCCTGATGAAGCTCCTGAAGTTCTGGATCATCACTATGAACCTGGCATGGATCCAAACCTCACACAGCCAGAGGGGGAAGCCCCCCACCCTCCTCAGGAGCAGACCCCCACAGAGAGAGCGTCCAATGAAGACGACACCAGGAACTCAGAGAAGAAGGAGCAGAAGGCCCTTCAGTTGGTTCTGAATGagttgctgcagcagcagaagcacagACCGGGCCGACGGTTCAAGAAGAAAACGCTCATGAAGATGGCCAAACTGCTGGTCATCGCTAGAGGGTGGGACGGAGAGGCGGGGCCTCCCGTCCTGAATCAAGACGCTCCTGTAGCCACAGGTGAAGATGGTTTAGTAGAAACAACGGCTGCTTTAAATCAACAAGAACTACACAAGGAGCATCTTGAAACTCAAAAAGAGGACTTGAACTTATCCCAGCAGGCCAGTGGAGCTTCCAGGACAAAGGAGGACAAGGAAAGCTGGTTGACCAGCTCCCGGTCCAACAGAGAAGGTttaatgactcagaccaatgAAGAACAGAATCCAGGAACATTCAGAGTCCTGGAAGCTCACCGACCAAGGAATGGGACGAAGAAAGCTTCCAGAACCAGCAAGAAcaagagagctgagccaaagcCTCCAGAGGAAACAtctgcagagaagcagaagAGACATCATGGAGCTCAGACAGCAGTCAGGCTCCAGAGTGAAGAGGAGGTGGCATCAGCTGAGCAGGATGAAGGTCTGAGAGGAACAGTGACCATCCTGACGCTCACTAAGGTGAGAAACAAGAAGCAGCTGGACAATGTGGACGGAGCTGAAGGTCATCAtggaaagaagaggaagaagaggaggaacagCACAGTGACAAAGCTTGCTCAGACCAAAGCTGATGCTGAAGTCTCTCAGAGACAAAACCTGCAGGAGCTCCCACCAGGAGGCGCTGTTCTGCCGGGTCGGACTACAGTAAAGTCCAACCGTCCAAAACCCCGAAGACGCATAGCTGATAAAGCGGTTCCCCCACCTGAAGGTCTTCTGAGGGAGCGTTCACCTGCTGAAGGTTCAGAGCAGACCCGCGTCCAACGGACCGCCGCCAAAATGGGAAAGTCAAAGAGTCGCAAACGCAGAGCGGAGCCGGAATTCAGCGCCCTGGAAAGTTTTCCAGAGAAGAAGCAACACGAAGTTTGGTTTGGATCTGTCAGcctgaaggaggaggaaggggagCAGCCGATCGAGACGATCAAGAAAAGGAGAGGAAGGAAGAGAAAGGAGGAATGGACAGAGGACAAGCTGCAAAGTTCAGAGCCGCCGACCAACAAGACGGCTGCTGCTGATACAGCTGAGGGGGGGCAGCCTAAACCAGCAGTTCAGGGAGAAAGAAAGCCAAGaggaaggaagaagaagataaaaCTAGAACTTCCTGAGAAACGCTCCGAGGAAACTCGGGAAGAACATCTGAAGACTCTGAATGACCTAAACTCCAAGACAGAGAACTGTGAACATCCAGCATCCACGATGAAGAAGAGGTGGAGAAAACGGAAAAACTCTGCAGCAGACATTACTTTAAGCCTTCCGGGACCTTCTATTCCACCTGGAGAGATGTCAGAAACTCTCAAAGAGAAAACATGGAAAGTACCGCTAGATGCAGCTGTTGCAGATGTTCCTCTTGTTCTCTGCTCTTCATCTTTAAACCCGAGTTTACCTGCAGATTCAGTGGTGAAAACGAAGaagaagaggggaagaagacCTAAAGACCAGCCTGAAGCAACATCTCATATTCCACGAACCAGACCATCTTTGGAGTTCGAGGACTCAAATCTGAACCCGAAACCTCCAGAAAATGCGAAAAAACGAGAACAGAAGTCAAAGATGGATAAATTATCTGGTCAGACTCCAGAAAACACTCAAATCTTCGAATTCAAAGCCATCAAGCAAGAATATGATGACAGTGTGACATCACAGCTTTTATGTCACACTGAGGAGTGGGCGCCCCCCAGGAGGAAACCCCGGAGGAGACGGACGAGTGGAATCATCAGGACTGTCGGGAAGGTGAAGCAGCCTCACACTTTCAGGAACTTGCTCCCAATTGATCTCAGTGAGTCGGGGAAGAAAACCGACCGGCTGAGTGGTCTTGGGGAGGGTGGGGCCCCCAACGTCAACGCTCCACCAAATAACCACGAACTTCTTCATCAAACAATGAACTCCGAGGTGCAGAGCCACCTTTGCTCTGTGTGTGGTCGCTCCTTTCGCCACCTGTCCGTGCTCACGCTCCACAGATCGATTCACGCTGAGGGCAAACCATTGACCCGCCCCCCACGCAAAAAGAGGTATTTGAAACCCCCCCAGCTGAGCTGTCCATGCTGCGCCGCAGCCTTCAACAGCAAAACCCAGCTGCTCCTTCACCTGAGCCACGCTGAGAGCTGCACTGCACAACCAAGGGAGGGGGGGCAGCTTCACGGTGACATCACCGCCTTTGCAGGGCATCTCCCCACCCGCGGGAGGAGGAGGCACAGCTGCCCCACCTGCAAGAAAACCTTCAGGAGTCCTGCAGGACTCAGCCTCCACAGAAAGGTTCACACAAGAACCGCTTCCTCCACCGAATCTTTTCAGGACCTGGATCTGCGCCTACTCCCAGAAGCCCAATCAGGACCCCCAGAAACCCAGTCAGGGCCCCCAGTAACTCAGTCAGGACCGCCAGAAAGCCAATTAGGGCCCCCAGAAACCCAGTCAGGGGCCCCAGTAACTCAGTCAGGACCGCCAGAAAGCCAATTAGGGCCCCCAGAAACCCAGTCAGGGGCCCTAGACACTCTGAAGTCTGAAAAACCACTCAGTGAACCCAAAGCTGGATCTGTTGCCTCCGTGCTCTTCTCCTGTCCCACCTGCAGGCAGGTTCATCCCCACTGGTGCCACTTTGTCCTTCACATGCGTACGCACTCTACTGGCTGGTGTCGGCGCTGCGATGTCTGCTCGCAGCAGGACCCCCAGGACGAGGAGCCCCCGAAGCACTGCTCCGCCTGCTGTGAGCTCAGCGGCGAGGCAGAGACCTGCAGGCGAATGCTGAGCGGCTCCTGGAAGGAAGCGGAACCCGTTCGAGGAGAATGCCAGCATCCAGAGGAGGAGCAAACACGAGAAGGATGGGAGTTTTCTCTTGGAGGAGGACCTGATGAAGGAGTTGATGTTCAACTATCTTCTCCCTCCCCCTGCAGCTCTGCCTCAGTCGAGCAGGTGGATGTCAGTCATCCATCAGTGAACCCTAAGTCCAACCAGGGAGCTCGACAGCTGTTTTTCCGCCCCCAAGCGATCCTTCTGAGGCGCTTCATGTGTGCTCGCTGGGGGAGGTGCTTCCCCCGCTGGAGCAGACTCCGAGTCTATCGGGGTCTCcatcagaaaccaggaaaagccTTCCGCTGCAGCAACTGCCAGCTGGACTTCCACTTCTTGGGTTCGTACCTGCTTCACTTACAGGAGCACGCTGCTCAGACGCCACATGGCTGTGCGGCGTGTCCCGCCACGTTTGCAGAAGAGCACCAGCTGAGCTCCCACGTCTCAGAGTGCCGCGGACGGCGCCGCCGCAGGACGTGCAGCAGATGTGGAAAACCGTTCTCCAGCCTGTTGAACCTGAAGAAGCACGAGCTGCTGCACAGAGGGGTCAGACCCTACGTGTGCACGCGCTGTCAGCTGCCATTCTCCTCCTCCGCTGATCTGACCGCCCACCTGAACGTCCACGAGGCACGGCTCCGCGTTCCCGAGCCCACGCCCCTACTAGAGCCGCTGTGCTTCCCATACCCCTGCAGGAAATGCAACGCCACTTTCTCCAGCGCTGAGCTCCTACAGGCTCATCAGGTGTGTCACTTCACAGCAGCAAAGAGGTCTGAGAGACCTTCTGAAAGCCCCGCCTCCTACCTCACCCGCAGAACTCTGGAGGACCCTCAGAGGGGCGCCCTCGAGTCTCCGCAGGAACCACGCCCTCTACCAGTGAGCACCCGGAAACACCTGTTCAGGTATCCTCATCCTGACCGGCTGTACGTCGTCCCAGCGCCGCCCTCGGAGCCTGCCCTTCTGATTTCAGACTCAGAAGATGAGGTTGGAACCTCAGCGGAACCTGGATCTTCCCTAGAAAAACCAGCTAGCTCGAGCAGACCCCAGGCCACAGAGGTTTCAGAAATGGACCAGCTGGACCTCCTGATTCAGTCCCTGATCCCCGAGAGAGACTTCAGCGAGTCAGACAGCTGTTGTGAGAGtaaagctccgccccttttagTCTCGCCACAAATGGACGATATGCACAGCTGTGCAATCTGCACGGCGGCATTCGCAGAGCTCTCGGAGCTGCACGCACACTATATGGAACATGCACGGATACTTTAA